The Tepidisphaeraceae bacterium genome contains a region encoding:
- a CDS encoding response regulator: MANATITTKTKAVRPRVLIVDDEPAVSEAIVDVMSAGVACDLTIADSVTAAHAAMADNEPFDLLLTDLNLPDGDGMSLLPALRRNAPAASAIVITGAATVATAVSALREGAVDFMPKPFTGEQLVDRVKLALVRQNAAAKHERKLERLKLAVRRLSKARKTISKKVDLLCNDLIGAYGELSRQMGSVRTEEGFRKAIEGSKDLEQLLCHSMDWLLRQLGYANCAVWLASEEGEFQLGAYMKYTTPGDATLTDAIRDVVLPMATREGFVQLQASELKGRVSPEAFHYIDKQSLVAMNCTYLGESLASIVFFRDASVPFKDEHVDAMKGIGPLFALSLASMVNGGDEGDDGGEGFDVEPDSNEPPTKSNSGEKKAREKKADADWWKRGEAPPF, encoded by the coding sequence ATGGCAAACGCGACGATCACGACCAAGACCAAGGCAGTCCGCCCACGCGTGCTGATCGTTGACGACGAGCCAGCGGTCTCAGAGGCCATCGTGGACGTGATGAGCGCCGGCGTCGCGTGCGATCTGACGATTGCCGACTCCGTTACCGCCGCTCACGCCGCCATGGCCGACAACGAACCATTTGACCTGCTGCTGACCGACCTGAACCTGCCCGATGGCGATGGGATGTCGTTGCTGCCCGCCCTGCGCAGGAACGCGCCGGCCGCCAGCGCGATCGTCATCACCGGTGCCGCCACGGTCGCCACCGCGGTCTCGGCACTGCGCGAGGGCGCGGTCGACTTCATGCCCAAGCCGTTCACCGGCGAACAACTGGTCGACCGCGTGAAGCTTGCCCTGGTGCGGCAGAACGCCGCTGCCAAGCACGAGCGCAAGCTCGAGCGCCTGAAGCTGGCCGTCCGCCGGCTCAGCAAGGCGCGCAAGACGATCAGCAAGAAGGTCGACCTGCTCTGCAACGACCTGATCGGCGCATATGGCGAACTCTCCCGGCAGATGGGCAGCGTTCGCACCGAGGAAGGCTTCCGCAAGGCCATCGAAGGCTCGAAGGATCTCGAGCAACTGCTCTGTCACAGCATGGACTGGCTGCTTCGCCAGCTTGGCTACGCCAATTGCGCCGTCTGGCTCGCCAGCGAGGAAGGCGAATTTCAGCTTGGCGCTTACATGAAGTACACCACGCCCGGCGACGCCACCCTGACCGATGCGATCCGCGACGTCGTGCTGCCCATGGCCACCCGTGAGGGCTTCGTGCAACTGCAGGCCAGCGAGCTGAAGGGACGCGTTAGTCCGGAGGCGTTCCACTACATCGACAAGCAGTCGCTGGTGGCGATGAACTGCACGTACCTCGGCGAATCGCTCGCGTCGATCGTCTTCTTCCGCGACGCGTCGGTGCCGTTCAAGGACGAGCACGTCGACGCGATGAAGGGCATCGGCCCGCTGTTCGCGCTGTCTCTGGCCAGCATGGTCAATGGTGGCGACGAGGGCGACGACGGTGGCGAAGGCTTCGACGTTGAGCCCGATTCCAACGAGCCGCCAACCAAGAGCAACAGCGGCGAGAAGAAGGCCCGCGAAAAGAAGGCCGATGCCGACTGGTGGAAGCGCGGCGAAGCGCCACCGTTCTAA